In Candidatus Zixiibacteriota bacterium, a single window of DNA contains:
- a CDS encoding CHAT domain-containing protein: MVRSDKNTDVVIRVFLSSGDTRGVDPQVLADGIDQKIRLLAQSSLRSALVMARDFVKQSKGRPPVLLSTALRSLGRVSLAASDYSGARKAYLQARKMLQHDWLVRGQVDRTLIDIYMYLDDYRSAKRHAKAAMATFQRHRAFQELAKTKNNYGNLFHRQDRHREASRMYDQAYRVLRKGKDKLSTGLCCYNRANTLVQLFDFTAARLLYEEAERHFEKLSYHLYANEARYGLAWLSMLEGDYHLALQALSECEHSYKKAGRKKGVVLCQLDRAEAYLGLNLFGDARDTARLAERNARKLGIEYESAKAAFFCGKSMVGLGRGQAARKALERAESGFTKTSNAGFQAAVHFLKAQLESSDKEVVAKLRSVSRRFAKSELPLWEAICDFQLMDHCPDDLTITRRVSKNPAIKAVPHLKAHWQTLLGDREAANGHAGKARKHWRVAVDILDAVRAKLPPVEMRSGFVRHRCDPYLRLIESELTTRPVRAAAWSERYKTAGLWAVPPENLENDPVRQKAERSLVDLAARVTAVAGRPEPSPSRSLAGSAQGQGALRALQARVRHDLSAIERQARTDHVAFGSLLKHIEEVSLKKTLVQFLFQADELIAFVHQRGQSRVCRFPHGRRMVEEFVSCWNFVVAREQLNRRAGSKASLQEERQLLEQLGQNLWAPMEIGAREKSVVIIPDGRLANLPWQAFRCEGDHLIARHRLTFSPSLLHHVQAKKRRIRSDRIELFVGRTDDLRNARAEVRVLKEMGNGSVVVRDPCRRADWPDKSEARLWHYTGHAQWRPDNPFYSSLTLADGPLFAADFRLKRNKVGLVVLAACRTGRTSVLPGDEADGLVRSLLEMGAKSVLASHWAVSDRSTAYWMRLFYNRLRTGETAANAATKAAIEVREKYPSAYDWSAFSISGAG; the protein is encoded by the coding sequence ATGGTGAGGTCGGATAAAAACACGGATGTTGTGATCCGCGTGTTCCTGTCCTCGGGTGATACTCGCGGCGTCGATCCGCAGGTCCTGGCCGACGGCATCGACCAGAAGATAAGGCTGCTCGCTCAAAGTTCGCTCAGATCAGCCTTGGTTATGGCGCGAGATTTCGTGAAACAGTCGAAGGGCCGGCCGCCGGTTCTGCTGAGTACCGCCCTTAGATCGTTGGGAAGGGTTTCTCTTGCGGCCAGCGATTATTCCGGAGCACGGAAGGCATACTTGCAGGCCCGGAAAATGTTGCAGCACGACTGGCTGGTGCGGGGACAGGTAGACAGAACGCTCATTGACATATATATGTATCTGGACGATTACCGGTCGGCCAAGCGGCATGCCAAAGCGGCCATGGCGACCTTCCAACGCCACCGAGCGTTTCAGGAATTGGCCAAGACAAAAAACAACTACGGCAATCTTTTCCACCGACAAGACCGTCACCGTGAAGCCAGTCGAATGTATGATCAGGCCTATCGGGTTCTTCGTAAGGGCAAAGACAAGCTGTCCACGGGGCTTTGTTGCTATAACCGGGCCAACACGCTGGTTCAACTTTTTGATTTCACCGCCGCCAGGTTGCTATATGAAGAGGCGGAGAGGCACTTTGAAAAACTGAGTTACCATCTGTATGCCAATGAAGCCAGGTACGGACTGGCCTGGCTCTCGATGCTGGAAGGTGACTATCATCTTGCCCTTCAGGCTTTGTCCGAATGCGAGCACAGTTACAAAAAAGCAGGGCGCAAGAAAGGTGTGGTTCTTTGCCAGCTTGACCGGGCTGAAGCGTATCTGGGGCTTAATCTGTTCGGCGACGCGCGGGATACCGCCCGCTTGGCCGAAAGGAACGCGCGCAAATTGGGTATCGAGTACGAGTCGGCCAAGGCGGCCTTTTTCTGCGGCAAGTCGATGGTTGGCCTGGGCAGAGGCCAGGCTGCCAGAAAAGCGCTCGAACGAGCTGAAAGCGGATTCACCAAAACGAGCAACGCAGGATTTCAAGCGGCTGTACATTTCCTGAAGGCTCAGTTGGAGTCTTCAGATAAAGAAGTTGTGGCCAAGCTCCGGTCGGTCAGTCGAAGATTCGCAAAGTCTGAGTTACCGCTTTGGGAGGCCATCTGTGATTTTCAATTGATGGATCACTGCCCCGACGATCTCACTATTACGCGCCGCGTTTCCAAAAACCCTGCCATCAAAGCGGTTCCACACCTTAAGGCCCATTGGCAGACGCTCCTTGGAGATCGCGAGGCTGCTAACGGACATGCCGGTAAAGCGAGAAAACACTGGCGTGTTGCCGTCGATATACTGGATGCCGTGCGCGCGAAACTTCCGCCGGTGGAAATGCGCAGTGGCTTTGTACGCCATCGGTGCGATCCTTACCTTAGGTTGATTGAGTCAGAACTCACTACGAGACCGGTCCGCGCGGCGGCCTGGTCTGAAAGATACAAAACGGCCGGTCTCTGGGCGGTGCCGCCGGAAAACCTCGAAAACGACCCGGTTCGACAAAAGGCCGAGCGAAGCCTGGTGGATCTGGCGGCCAGAGTGACCGCCGTCGCTGGTCGACCCGAGCCTTCTCCCAGCCGGAGTTTAGCAGGATCGGCCCAGGGTCAGGGAGCCTTGAGAGCTTTGCAGGCCAGGGTTCGTCACGACCTCAGCGCTATTGAACGACAGGCTCGCACCGATCATGTCGCCTTCGGCTCGTTGCTAAAACATATTGAAGAAGTATCTCTAAAAAAGACGCTGGTGCAATTTCTCTTCCAGGCCGATGAGTTGATCGCTTTTGTCCACCAGCGTGGACAGTCGAGAGTGTGCCGCTTTCCTCACGGTCGACGCATGGTCGAGGAGTTTGTGTCCTGCTGGAATTTTGTAGTGGCGCGTGAACAACTCAACCGGCGGGCCGGCAGTAAGGCGTCGCTTCAGGAAGAGCGGCAATTGCTTGAGCAGCTTGGCCAGAATCTATGGGCGCCCATGGAGATCGGCGCCCGAGAAAAATCGGTGGTGATTATCCCCGACGGCAGGTTGGCCAATCTGCCCTGGCAGGCTTTTAGATGTGAAGGAGACCATTTGATCGCCCGCCACCGGTTGACCTTCAGCCCAAGTTTGCTTCACCATGTCCAGGCAAAAAAGAGACGTATCCGTTCAGACAGGATCGAACTATTCGTCGGTCGCACCGACGATCTCAGGAATGCCCGCGCCGAAGTCCGGGTGCTCAAGGAGATGGGCAACGGATCGGTGGTGGTGCGCGATCCATGTCGCCGCGCCGATTGGCCGGACAAAAGTGAGGCGCGCCTGTGGCATTATACAGGGCATGCTCAATGGAGACCGGATAATCCGTTCTATTCATCGTTGACACTCGCAGATGGTCCCTTGTTTGCGGCCGACTTCAGGCTTAAGAGAAACAAAGTGGGCTTGGTCGTCCTGGCCGCCTGCCGCACCGGTCGCACCTCGGTGTTGCCCGGCGACGAGGCGGACGGTTTGGTGCGATCGCTCTTGGAGATGGGTGCGAAAAGTGTTTTGGCCAGCCATTGGGCGGTGTCCGATCGGTCTACCGCTTATTGGATGAGGCTCTTTTATAATAGATTACGGACTGGCGAGACGGCCGCGAACGCAGCCACCAAAGCCGCAATAGAAGTCCGAGAGAAATACCCTTCAGCTTATGATTGGTCCGCCTTCTCAATTTCCGGTGCGGGCTAG
- a CDS encoding S8 family serine peptidase, with amino-acid sequence MCYRLYKKLVSVMLVLTVGMALAASANALRYEPNELVIKLQEGHSIESINQQFGTGVSQHLAQLDIYLLYCFASEGLDSLSAEIAALPEVTFCHPNYLIDPLQPVQGSLPITDLAGEGDYWGQPAVDLLNLEGAHTISTGAEVTVAILDGGINYNHPELAGSVSSGYDYVDTDADAFDEPGGANSGHGTFVAGVMHLVAPDADIRAYRVTDIEGESNGYVVAEAILQAVDDGCRVINLSMVTMDEHEALRDAVEYAMDNNVVTVVAAGNLQLDSACYPASDGNTVAVAAVDSLGELADFSNFGDYVDVCAPGVEIYAPYQGDAYAWWGGTSFASPFVAAEAALLISMAPSLTWSMITNAIIGTAVDIDEYGSGAGLIDPWTSLQQTSGSSCGELTGDGVINVLDMLAILTYLLDGDPPPDPLWAADIDNVPGITNNDFQTMVVFILQGGDLPTCTPPPDTSFPASADTLEVRNYTADPYQSNLTMELWLDAAAPYAGLSFPFYFSCTTSAVTLDSITVEAEAEDKQSRIDNVSSGAVIFLNNFFLVSPAGEQRLALLHFTFSSSLPVEQTVLIQSAAFPPSNVSVLSRVDGYGPTTGEIPVFFSPDADGDGINADTDNCPFVYNPGQEDVDFDGLGDVCDNCPSNANAGQQDADSDGAGDVCDVCPNDSLNDGDGDGFCVDEDNCPIVYNPGQEDADGDGLGDVCDACPNDAENDADGDGFCADVDICPDDANPGQEDGDGDNYGDACDNCATIANADQQDSDYDGAGDPCDICDGADDFADSDSDGIPNGCDNCVNVYNPGQEDSDGDGYGDACTDGICGDINGESGSGGPIDIIDLVHLLNYLYHDGAPPARMWAADLDAVPGITNNDVATFVAWFFSGTPAPSCAVVPDSSFPLSGDVLELIGYQVPAFDGSAVVELWLNSSDSTVGIAFPFSFSCATSPVNLDSIVDHTALGIINSNPISNSTGRALYGASATFEGLPPGRQKIASLHFSVTASSEAQDIIFDTVLYPPSNTIVLSRPGSEAEAVGVIPTLSFTAAHPDDDGDGYDNSVDNCLAVPNPGQEDYDSDGIGDVCDNCPSMANATQADTDGDGIGDACTFMTATASGQSVEISLHNVTLTFDNVTAPGETEMTLTSTGPAADSGFMILPSTLAEYCNLTTTAAYDGMVEICITYDDLILQKLNENSIDLMQWSGAAWSDITVSLDAGNNTICGTASSLLLDVLAIPLGGCCVERGDINHGDGGVAVDIADLVYLVDFMFSAGPAPPCTDEGDVDGSAGPIDIADLVYLVDFMFNGGAVPPPCP; translated from the coding sequence ATGTGTTATCGGTTATACAAGAAACTCGTAAGTGTCATGCTGGTGCTGACCGTCGGAATGGCCTTGGCTGCGTCCGCCAACGCATTGCGATATGAACCGAACGAATTGGTCATCAAGCTTCAGGAGGGTCACTCCATTGAATCCATAAACCAACAATTCGGCACCGGCGTCAGCCAGCACCTGGCCCAACTGGACATCTATCTATTGTACTGTTTTGCGTCCGAGGGTTTGGATTCACTTTCCGCCGAGATAGCTGCGCTGCCGGAGGTGACTTTCTGCCACCCGAACTACCTGATAGACCCATTGCAACCGGTTCAGGGAAGTTTGCCCATTACCGACCTGGCCGGAGAAGGGGACTACTGGGGGCAGCCGGCCGTGGACTTGCTCAACCTCGAAGGTGCTCACACCATATCGACCGGAGCCGAAGTAACGGTTGCGATACTGGATGGAGGTATTAATTACAATCACCCTGAACTAGCCGGGTCGGTCAGTTCCGGATACGACTATGTCGACACCGACGCCGACGCCTTCGATGAACCGGGCGGTGCCAACAGCGGGCATGGCACTTTTGTGGCCGGCGTGATGCACCTGGTCGCACCGGACGCCGATATTCGCGCCTATCGCGTGACCGATATCGAAGGTGAGAGCAACGGATATGTCGTCGCCGAGGCTATCTTACAAGCGGTCGACGACGGATGCCGCGTCATAAACCTCAGTATGGTGACAATGGACGAGCACGAGGCACTAAGGGACGCCGTTGAGTATGCCATGGACAACAATGTTGTCACGGTCGTGGCCGCCGGCAACCTGCAACTGGACTCTGCCTGTTATCCGGCCAGTGACGGCAACACCGTGGCCGTGGCCGCGGTTGATTCGCTGGGCGAATTGGCTGATTTCTCCAATTTCGGCGACTACGTAGATGTCTGCGCTCCCGGCGTTGAGATTTACGCGCCCTATCAAGGTGATGCATACGCCTGGTGGGGGGGAACCAGTTTTGCCTCGCCGTTTGTAGCCGCCGAGGCGGCCTTGCTTATCTCGATGGCGCCGTCCCTCACCTGGAGCATGATCACCAACGCAATAATCGGCACCGCTGTCGATATCGATGAATATGGCAGCGGCGCCGGCCTGATCGACCCATGGACGTCGTTGCAGCAAACATCCGGCAGTTCGTGCGGAGAATTGACCGGCGATGGAGTAATAAACGTCCTGGATATGTTGGCCATCCTGACCTACCTACTTGACGGTGACCCTCCTCCGGATCCTTTGTGGGCAGCCGACATTGACAACGTGCCCGGTATCACCAACAACGACTTTCAGACGATGGTGGTTTTCATACTCCAGGGCGGTGATCTGCCGACATGTACGCCGCCACCTGACACATCGTTTCCGGCCTCGGCCGATACCCTGGAGGTCAGAAACTACACGGCTGACCCCTACCAGAGCAACCTGACAATGGAACTGTGGTTGGATGCTGCCGCTCCCTACGCCGGTCTGTCTTTCCCCTTTTACTTTTCCTGCACTACGTCCGCTGTCACGCTGGACAGTATCACTGTTGAGGCGGAGGCTGAGGACAAACAGAGCCGGATAGACAATGTCTCCTCCGGAGCGGTGATCTTCCTCAACAACTTCTTCCTGGTATCACCCGCCGGTGAACAGAGGCTCGCGTTACTCCACTTCACTTTTTCTTCAAGCCTTCCGGTCGAGCAGACTGTGTTGATTCAGTCGGCTGCCTTTCCGCCGAGCAACGTAAGTGTGCTCTCCAGAGTCGACGGATATGGTCCCACTACCGGAGAGATACCGGTGTTCTTCAGTCCCGACGCCGATGGTGACGGCATTAATGCCGACACCGACAACTGTCCGTTCGTGTATAATCCCGGTCAGGAGGATGTCGATTTTGACGGGCTCGGCGATGTATGCGACAACTGTCCAAGCAACGCCAATGCGGGGCAACAAGACGCCGACTCGGACGGTGCCGGTGATGTTTGTGATGTCTGTCCGAACGATTCGCTGAACGACGGCGACGGAGATGGCTTCTGCGTCGATGAGGACAACTGCCCGATAGTCTATAACCCCGGTCAGGAAGATGCAGACGGCGACGGCCTAGGAGATGTTTGCGATGCCTGCCCGAACGATGCCGAAAACGACGCCGATGGCGATGGTTTCTGCGCCGATGTTGATATCTGTCCTGACGATGCCAACCCTGGACAGGAAGACGGCGATGGTGACAACTATGGCGACGCCTGTGACAACTGCGCGACCATTGCCAACGCCGACCAACAAGATTCCGATTATGACGGCGCCGGTGACCCCTGTGATATCTGTGACGGGGCGGACGACTTTGCCGACTCCGACTCCGACGGTATTCCCAACGGTTGCGACAACTGCGTCAATGTCTACAACCCCGGCCAGGAAGACTCCGACGGCGATGGTTACGGTGACGCTTGCACCGACGGTATCTGCGGTGATATCAACGGCGAATCAGGTTCGGGCGGGCCTATCGACATAATCGACCTGGTGCATCTTTTGAACTATCTGTACCACGACGGCGCGCCGCCGGCCAGAATGTGGGCCGCCGACCTGGACGCAGTGCCGGGTATCACCAACAATGATGTCGCGACCTTTGTCGCCTGGTTCTTCAGCGGCACCCCGGCACCCTCCTGTGCGGTTGTTCCGGACAGCAGTTTCCCTCTCTCCGGTGACGTTCTGGAATTGATCGGCTACCAGGTTCCGGCCTTTGACGGTTCCGCTGTAGTCGAACTGTGGTTGAACAGTTCTGATAGTACCGTGGGCATTGCCTTCCCGTTCTCGTTCAGTTGTGCAACTTCCCCGGTCAATCTGGATAGTATTGTCGACCACACCGCCCTTGGAATTATCAACAGCAACCCCATCTCCAACAGTACCGGCCGCGCGCTGTATGGCGCTTCGGCAACCTTTGAGGGACTACCTCCCGGGCGGCAGAAGATTGCTTCGCTGCACTTTTCGGTGACGGCGTCGTCCGAAGCACAGGACATTATATTCGACACAGTTCTGTACCCACCGTCCAACACCATTGTCCTCAGCAGGCCTGGTTCCGAAGCTGAAGCGGTCGGCGTCATTCCGACTCTCAGTTTCACCGCCGCCCATCCGGACGACGACGGCGACGGGTATGACAATTCGGTCGATAACTGCCTGGCCGTGCCCAACCCCGGTCAGGAAGATTATGACAGTGACGGGATCGGCGATGTGTGCGACAACTGTCCCAGCATGGCCAACGCGACCCAGGCTGACACCGACGGCGATGGCATCGGCGACGCCTGTACTTTCATGACCGCCACGGCCTCCGGACAATCGGTCGAGATCAGTCTCCACAATGTCACTTTAACCTTCGATAATGTGACGGCGCCCGGCGAAACCGAAATGACTCTGACCTCAACGGGACCGGCTGCGGATTCCGGTTTTATGATCCTGCCATCGACCTTGGCCGAATACTGCAATCTTACAACCACCGCAGCCTACGACGGCATGGTCGAGATTTGCATCACATACGACGACTTGATCCTTCAAAAGCTGAATGAGAATTCCATCGACCTGATGCAGTGGTCAGGCGCCGCCTGGTCAGACATCACGGTCTCTTTGGATGCGGGGAACAACACCATCTGCGGCACGGCCTCGTCTTTGTTGCTGGACGTGCTGGCTATTCCCCTTGGCGGGTGCTGTGTCGAGCGTGGTGACATAAACCACGGTGATGGCGGCGTGGCCGTTGACATCGCCGACCTGGTCTACCTGGTCGACTTCATGTTCTCGGCCGGTCCTGCACCGCCTTGCACTGATGAAGGTGATGTAGACGGTAGTGCCGGGCCGATCGACATTGCCGACCTCGTTTATCTTGTCGACTTCATGTTCAATGGTGGCGCCGTGCCGCCGCCGTGTCCGTAG
- a CDS encoding carboxypeptidase-like regulatory domain-containing protein produces MSVTITGTVREKENQKGLPNLKVEAFDADFLKDDLIGRTTTGDDGTFSIRWTAAEGPAFLRDKPDLYLIVKSQAGARLKSTRQDTLRDAVGDVEINVDISHSTLVGASIVHDEAGHWMTGIDPESLKKYSTWTLRPDHDPNDKLLGEIQSDMQGRDSILDLLKTYWDELNINTDNNAPQIQKLAKLFEVGQDLDDLEGHHYGIPIGLRTGDQEGALSEYGNLIGLLWGVSLQDECPWVGKSFSAMTAAQANQSTLGLDRPDGKVYRGINHFNRIDHQPLNIVSYYFMNWWMGLGAAPKKEQKNYGYEKNGGHFLAYKNRSVYPGSDRNVFQLNYRFKHLGNNVPLTWLIDELVQVADGLYLGQLLFATKRILRGYDPAGPNSDHHYQHFGYFLLWDRSWNAEARRLFSYLEIPVTAPGLVDPDVAASIKLPKFSTFTFEETPSAGCNDEIMATINDDMRDKPTIMHLLQEYSDQLQQNCDNDSPYFVKLQELFNRGIGIPEVRGFFRGALVSWHSAGLLKFFDVNVLNRAWSFLGRHFSTWTGKSFEDIPDNRLRDITDGKETGEIPTFWGANTQALRTSKEKFVGELMKVGGIWTEPATAEEAMTYGYDLKNFFFIAHQAKSINPTCKGKTIFNFNYRWPNLKTIKPDRYCIDELVAIADGLYLGHLMYATEVHKPFDPAADPGVYKYRLFGYFLLMDEEWHQIRLRIGYDLDNV; encoded by the coding sequence ATGTCTGTCACCATTACCGGAACGGTAAGAGAAAAAGAGAACCAAAAGGGTTTGCCCAACCTGAAAGTCGAGGCTTTTGATGCCGACTTTCTCAAGGACGACTTGATTGGACGCACCACTACCGGCGACGATGGCACTTTTTCCATCCGCTGGACCGCCGCAGAGGGACCGGCATTCTTGCGCGATAAGCCGGACTTGTACTTGATAGTGAAAAGTCAGGCGGGAGCACGGCTCAAGTCGACACGCCAGGATACGCTCCGCGACGCGGTAGGCGACGTGGAGATCAATGTGGACATCTCGCATTCCACCCTGGTCGGCGCATCAATTGTTCATGATGAGGCCGGTCACTGGATGACCGGTATCGACCCAGAGAGCTTGAAAAAGTACAGCACCTGGACCCTGCGACCGGATCACGATCCCAACGATAAACTTCTGGGTGAGATTCAGTCCGACATGCAGGGCCGAGACTCCATTCTGGACCTGCTAAAAACGTACTGGGACGAACTCAACATCAACACCGACAACAATGCCCCCCAAATCCAGAAGCTGGCCAAACTTTTCGAGGTCGGCCAAGACCTGGATGACCTGGAGGGTCATCACTACGGTATTCCCATCGGGTTACGCACCGGCGACCAGGAAGGTGCCCTGTCGGAATACGGCAACTTGATCGGCTTGCTGTGGGGCGTATCGCTTCAGGATGAGTGCCCCTGGGTGGGCAAGAGTTTCTCTGCGATGACCGCAGCTCAGGCCAATCAATCAACGCTGGGCTTGGATAGACCCGACGGTAAAGTCTACCGCGGAATTAACCACTTCAACAGAATCGACCATCAACCGCTCAACATCGTCTCCTACTATTTCATGAACTGGTGGATGGGCCTGGGCGCAGCACCCAAGAAAGAACAAAAGAACTACGGTTACGAGAAAAACGGCGGGCATTTCCTGGCCTACAAGAACCGCTCGGTATATCCCGGGTCGGATCGAAACGTCTTCCAATTGAACTATCGCTTCAAGCACCTGGGCAACAACGTACCTCTGACCTGGCTGATCGACGAGTTGGTGCAGGTGGCCGATGGACTCTACCTCGGCCAACTCCTGTTCGCCACCAAGCGGATACTCAGGGGCTACGACCCGGCCGGACCCAACTCCGATCATCACTACCAACACTTCGGGTATTTCCTGCTGTGGGACAGGTCATGGAATGCCGAGGCGCGACGGCTGTTTTCATATCTGGAGATTCCGGTGACGGCGCCCGGGTTGGTCGATCCCGACGTTGCGGCGTCGATAAAACTGCCCAAGTTCTCGACCTTTACTTTCGAGGAAACGCCTTCGGCCGGGTGTAACGATGAGATTATGGCCACGATCAACGACGACATGAGAGACAAGCCGACGATCATGCATCTTTTGCAGGAGTATTCCGACCAACTCCAGCAGAACTGCGACAACGACTCACCCTACTTCGTGAAATTGCAGGAACTGTTCAACCGCGGGATAGGTATCCCCGAGGTGCGAGGGTTCTTCCGCGGCGCTCTGGTCAGTTGGCATTCGGCGGGGCTGCTTAAGTTCTTCGATGTCAATGTGCTTAATAGAGCCTGGAGTTTTTTGGGGCGACATTTCAGCACCTGGACCGGCAAGTCGTTTGAGGACATTCCAGACAACCGCCTTCGGGACATCACCGATGGAAAAGAGACCGGTGAGATACCTACCTTCTGGGGTGCCAATACGCAGGCGCTCAGAACCAGCAAGGAGAAGTTCGTTGGTGAGCTCATGAAGGTGGGCGGCATCTGGACCGAGCCGGCTACGGCTGAAGAGGCTATGACCTACGGCTATGACCTTAAGAATTTCTTCTTCATAGCCCATCAGGCCAAATCGATAAATCCCACCTGCAAGGGAAAGACAATCTTCAACTTCAATTACCGTTGGCCGAACCTGAAAACGATAAAGCCGGACCGCTACTGCATCGACGAATTGGTTGCGATAGCCGATGGACTCTATCTGGGACATCTGATGTATGCCACAGAAGTCCACAAGCCATTTGATCCGGCCGCGGACCCCGGCGTGTACAAGTACAGGCTGTTCGGCTACTTCCTTTTGATGGATGAGGAATGGCATCAGATTAGGCTGAGAATCGGTTACGACCTGGACAATGTGTGA
- a CDS encoding metallophosphoesterase, which produces MSDIRYVCMSDLHFGEKGSLLTNLSQGGEPDPTQPSPVMEQLVTCLRTLLAGNQNQTTKPTLVLAGDVLELALTTTNNAAMVFERFIELVMPEDSNQQLFEKEIVFIPGNHDHHLWEMARESQYVEYVKSLKAGTKLPRPYHTTPLFTTPKVQSYFLTQLIRRHKPCKDVTVRAVYPNYALLSPDKDRAVVFTHGHFIESLYILMSTLKTRILPKRVKPKHIWDIEAENFAWIDFFWSTLGRSGEVGKDVEMVYKRIRTEKGLKRTLGDLAENLAEKDIHTILGNWAETKILKALFNFAADRFSSHERKQTTKPLSPGAEKGLAEYLEGPLPLQCESEKMKFPEDTAFIFGHTHKPFEAAMSFNGYNKPVSIFNTGGWVVDEVERRSVIGAAVVLLDDALNVASLRMYNESDNQTGTAVKVGAIKKEGQANPLDENIANCVKADEDPWREFSQRAAKAVSVRADLLKKEIEDDE; this is translated from the coding sequence ATGTCTGATATTCGTTATGTGTGTATGTCCGATCTGCACTTTGGTGAGAAGGGCAGCCTGCTGACCAATCTGTCGCAGGGCGGCGAACCTGATCCGACGCAACCGAGCCCGGTCATGGAACAGTTGGTGACCTGTCTGAGAACACTACTGGCCGGCAATCAGAACCAAACCACCAAACCGACTCTCGTCCTGGCCGGTGACGTTTTGGAGCTGGCTCTGACTACCACCAACAATGCGGCCATGGTTTTCGAGCGCTTTATCGAGCTGGTGATGCCGGAGGATAGCAACCAACAGCTTTTTGAAAAGGAAATCGTCTTCATCCCCGGCAATCATGACCATCACCTGTGGGAGATGGCCCGCGAGAGCCAGTACGTGGAATATGTGAAGTCTCTCAAGGCCGGAACAAAGTTGCCCAGGCCGTACCATACGACACCTCTGTTTACAACTCCGAAGGTTCAATCTTACTTTCTGACCCAACTCATTCGCAGACATAAACCCTGCAAAGACGTCACGGTCCGAGCGGTATATCCAAACTACGCTTTGCTCAGTCCGGACAAAGACCGGGCAGTCGTCTTTACGCACGGTCACTTTATTGAGTCACTCTATATATTAATGAGCACACTGAAGACACGTATTCTGCCCAAACGAGTCAAACCCAAACACATCTGGGATATCGAGGCGGAGAATTTTGCCTGGATAGATTTTTTCTGGTCAACTCTGGGCCGTTCGGGTGAAGTCGGTAAAGATGTCGAGATGGTCTACAAACGGATACGAACTGAGAAAGGTCTCAAACGGACCCTGGGGGATCTTGCTGAAAACCTCGCAGAGAAAGATATCCACACCATCCTGGGAAACTGGGCTGAAACCAAAATACTCAAGGCGCTGTTCAACTTTGCCGCCGATCGCTTCTCCAGTCATGAGCGCAAACAGACCACAAAACCTCTGAGCCCCGGAGCCGAGAAAGGACTGGCGGAATACCTCGAAGGGCCGCTGCCGTTACAGTGCGAATCCGAGAAGATGAAGTTCCCCGAAGATACCGCCTTCATCTTCGGACATACTCATAAACCGTTTGAAGCTGCTATGTCTTTCAACGGCTATAACAAACCAGTTAGTATCTTCAACACCGGCGGATGGGTGGTTGACGAGGTTGAACGAAGGTCCGTTATAGGCGCCGCCGTGGTGTTGCTCGATGATGCACTGAATGTTGCCTCGCTTCGCATGTACAATGAGTCTGACAACCAAACGGGAACGGCCGTAAAGGTGGGAGCCATCAAAAAGGAAGGTCAGGCGAATCCGCTGGATGAGAACATCGCCAATTGTGTCAAAGCAGACGAAGACCCGTGGCGTGAGTTTTCTCAAAGGGCGGCCAAAGCTGTTTCGGTCCGAGCCGACCTGCTCAAGAAGGAAATCGAAGACGACGAATGA